The following are from one region of the Candidatus Woesearchaeota archaeon genome:
- a CDS encoding PD-(D/E)XK nuclease family protein, which translates to MAKIIISTLYDKEPTLVATTKLGTFLQCKQKYKFQYVDKIKSDIETIKIFLGKRVHETLERWYKDLQFEKVNTKEVLAQLT; encoded by the coding sequence ATGGCTAAGATAATCATCTCAACACTTTATGATAAAGAACCAACACTTGTAGCAACAACAAAACTAGGGACTTTTCTTCAATGTAAGCAGAAGTACAAATTTCAGTATGTTGATAAAATAAAATCTGATATAGAGACTATTAAGATTTTCTTAGGGAAACGTGTTCACGAAACGCTTGAAAGATGGTATAAAGATTTACAGTTTGAAAAAGTAAACACGAAAGAGGTTCTTGCACAATT